The following proteins are co-located in the Malassezia restricta chromosome II, complete sequence genome:
- a CDS encoding RNA polymerase Rpb4, whose translation MRVIKVRAALLSDFEVLQLLRDSEAEQRNEARTRKEQQVSDTDIASNFRTMQFEAITSLSQSFRACSLQTAEHIRAFLDDLHKRGYVIPDERILADEPGLTKTERLQLVNHAPSSVVELHTLVEELGQRMNDDQINDIIQCVTAHLPIPDASNTDPHTMPMEHPPPMMQDNSMTQATDMPDADMDEEDAFPEEHFEHEEPGANMDHDAGGGYDADD comes from the coding sequence ATGCGCGTGATAAAAGTTCGGGCAGCCCTCCTGTCCGACTTTGAagtgctgcagctgctccgTGATAGTGAGGCGGAGCAACGGAATGAAGCACGGACTCGTAAAGAGCAGCAAGTATCTGATACCGATATCGCCTCCAATTTTCGCACTATGCAATTTGAAGCCATAACTTCTCTCTCGCAGTCGTTTCGGGCATGCTCCTTGCAAACAGCTGAGCACATTCGTGCGTTTCTAGATGACTTGCACAAGCGCGGCTATGTTATCCCAGATGAGCGCATCCTGGCTGATGAGCCAGGCCTGACCAAGACGGAACGCTTACAGCTCGTGAACCATGCGCCCTCCAGCGTCGTGGAACTACATACGCTGGTGGAAGAGTTGGGACAGCGCATGAACGATGATCAAATAAACGACATTATCCAGTGTGTGACGGCGCACTTGCCTATTCCCGATGCATCCAATACCGATCCACACACTATGCCCATGGAACACCCGCCTCCTATGATGCAAGACAACTCGATGACCCAAGCAACCGACATGCCTGATGCTGACATggatgaagaagacgcTTTTCCTGAGGAGCATTTTGAACACGAAGAGCCTGGCGCGAATATGGACCacgacgcaggcggcggATATGACGCGGATGATTAG
- a CDS encoding small subunit ribosomal protein S18, whose product MLVTRGFLGLVSSLRVPAKGPVMPIWSSLRMLSNVPENEADDQSSQKKLDQLADFLESRPQKASQHSRGHRQKEQRSHLGDARLNLPNKVFQNGHYYDPQTLNPTNMSSIPPRVRTPLLGPSKREAMKNDPFYLLGINPAKPSLADDTYKNGAILSQFTTEMGRIQSRNVSGLTCKSQRQIGKAIRRARALGILPVLSRGHGRGGAGWR is encoded by the exons ATGCTTGTGACGCGCGGATTCTTGGGACTTGTGTCCAGCCTGCGAGTGCCAGCCAAAGGGCCTGTGATGCCTATTTGGAGCTCACTTAGGATGTTATCGAATGTCCCAGAAAACGAGGCGGACGATCAATCTTCCCAGAAAAAGCTGGACCAGCTCGCTGATTTTCTCGAGAGCCGTCCCCAAAAGGCCTCTCAGCATTCACGAGGCCATCGCCAGAAAGAGCAGCGATCCCACTTGGGTGATGCTCGCTTGAATTTGCCAAACAAGGTGTTCCAGAATGGTCAC TACTATGACCCACAAACGTTAAACCCAACTAACATGAGCTCCATACCCCCACGAGTACGAACCCCGCTGCTGGGACCATCTAAGCGGGAAGCCATGAAGAATGACCCATTTTATTTACTCGGTATTAACCCTGCTAAGCCATCGCTGGCTGACGATACCTACAAGAACGGTGCTATCTTGTCGCAGTTCACTACGGAAATGGGCCGGATTCAATCGCGCAATGTCTCTGGGCTCACATGCAAGAGTCAGCGCCAGATCGGCAAGGCTATtcgtcgtgcacgcgcTCTTGGTATCCTGCCTGTCTTGAGCCGCGGTCATGGTCGCGGCGGTGCTGGTTGGAGATAG
- a CDS encoding thiamine-phosphate diphosphorylase/hydroxyethylthiazole kinase, producing MTLDLSVYLVTGRELLPPGKDYFVSLEESIRDGHVPIVQIREKSASFQEFLDIARASLTICDKYHVRMIINDSIDVAEHLPERVGLHIGQDDEKIECARRRLGPNRIIGLSVHTVEEAQAALNSDVNYVGIGPCWPTKSKDGVKDDDALMLCGARDIVASLRRESASTPPGKHTSLPSVLIGSLNARTARRSLLGSSTEHAMADGIAVISAIVSRQDPDAAAKELHDIVTSARREHESIFSSSAQPKELVQQSRELLTAHHARYDCNTRKHDTSRVTLPRPLVQSITSHVSSNFSANITLAFSASPIMSHEAQEAEALSYAQGSLLLNLGSISSEARRGMSVAGPAANERGKPVVLDPVGAGATSYRLATVHSILNETQVTLIKGNAAEIAALCGSNDAKAQGVDSVGELRSAPALVRRLARQEGAFVLLTGEVDYLTDGECVIESRCGSEMLGCVTATGCSLGCMVAAGLAAAQVKYGVQLGCQTQQRRVPPRTHSALLVGALAALLTFTIASEHAAERPTVHGPGSFIPALLDEVAGFDPTCLPSYVERVTLSPVS from the coding sequence ATGACGCTGGATCTCTCTGTGTACCTTGTCACAGGTCGTGAACTCTTGCCACCAGGCAAAGACTATTTCGTGAGTTTGGAGGAGTCTATCAGGGATGGTCATGTACCTATCGTGCAAATTCGCGAGAAAAGTGCCTCTTTCCAGGAATTTCTCGATATTGCGCGTGCGTCCCTCACCATCTGTGATAAGTACCATGTGCGCATGATCATCAATGATAGCATCGATGTGGCCGAGCATCTTCCTGAGCGTGTGGGACTGCATATTGGGCAGGATGACGAGAAGATCGAGTGTGCACGCAGACGTCTAGGACCCAACCGCATTATAGGCTTGTCCGTGCACACTGTGGAAGaagcgcaggcagcgctGAACAGTGATGTGAACTATGTGGGCATCGGTCCATGCTGGCCGACCAAGTCTAAAGACGGTGTCAAAGATGATGATGCACTCATGCTATGCGGTGCACGGGATATCGTGGCCAGCCTTCGACGCGAGTCGGCATCCACGCCTCCCGGTAAGCACACATCGCTTCCTAGTGTGCTCATTGGCAGCCTGAACGCGCGCACAGCACGTAGATCTCTGCTGGGCTCGTCCACGGAGCATGCAATGGCAGATGGTATTGCTGTCATCTCAGCCATCGTATCTCGTCAAGATCCTGATGCTGCTGCCAAAGAACTTCACGATATTGTTACGAGTGCTCGCCGAGAGCATGAAAGCATCTTTTCTAGCAGTGCTCAACCCAAAGAACTTGTACAACAGTCACGAGAGCTTCTGACGGCTCACCATGCACGGTACGACTGTAATACACGCAAGCACGATACCTCACGCGTAACTTTGCCCAGGCCCCTTGTGCAATCTATCACCTCGCATGTTTCGTCGAACTTTAGTGCGAATATTACCCTGGCGTTTTCGGCCAGTCCCATTATGAGTCACGAAGCACAGGAAGCTGAAGCGCTCAGCTATGCACAAGGCTCATTGCTGCTAAATCTCGGCAGTATTTCGTCtgaggcgcgtcgtggtATGAGCGTGGCTGGCCCTGCCGCGAATGAAAGAGGCAAACCAGTCGTTTTGGATCCCGTGGGCGCGGGCGCTACGTCATACCGCCTTGCTACTGTGCACAGCATTCTCAACGAAACGCAAGTCACACTCATCAAAGGAAATGCGGCTGAGATAGCAGCTTTGTGTGGCTCCAATGACGCTAAGGCTCAGGGCGTGGATAGTGTGGGAGAGCTTCGCTCAGCTCCTGCACTCGTACGTCGTCTAGCTCGTCAAGAAGGTGCCTTTGTTTTACTCACCGGTGAGGTCGACTATCTCACCGATGGCGAGTGCGTCATTGAGTCGCGATGTGGGTCTGAAATGCTTGGATGCGTGACCGCTACGGGATGCTCTCTTGGGTGCATGGTAGCGGCTGGCTTGGCGGCTGCACAGGTCAAGTATGGCGTTCAGCTGGGATGCCAGACTCaacagcgccgcgtgccgccgcgcactCATAGTGCCTTGCTTGTGGGTGCGCTGGCTGCTCTGCTAACCTTCACCATTGCATCTGAgcatgctgccgagcgcccAACGGTGCACGGCCCTGGGTCTTTTATTCCTGCTCTCTTGGATGAGGTGGCTGGGTTTGATCCTACTTGTTTGCCTTCGTATGTGGAGCGTGTGACCTTGTCTCCTGTTTCCTAG
- a CDS encoding GINS complex subunit 3: MNQDYWGIDDILVESQQIPCVFNIDVPGLGYLEGSEEEDIHKHTRLELPYWMAQMLAVYDIITIQQPKPYGARVRSALNASASSVRLRDLVPYWYAMALRLSQLLDSEEMKHWLAKTYMGRLPRIYELSVLLGRTTTHSDALTAGHMQEAGGLTMEMQEFLQGLDENETACTLVPIHKKC; the protein is encoded by the exons ATGAACCAAGACTACTGGGGTATAGACGACATTCTTGTCGAAAGCCAA CAAATCCCCTGCGTATTCAATATCGACGTGCCTGGTCTAGGTTATCTTGAAGGCTCGGAGGAGGAGGAT ATCCACAAACACACGCGTCTCGAACTGCCATACTGGATGGCTCAGATGCTTGCTGTATATGACATTATTACAATCCAGCAGCCCAAGCCATATGGAGCCCGCGTACGATCAGCACTCAATGCCAGTGCTTCCTCTGTTCGGCTCCGGGACTTGGTACCCTATTGGTACGCGATGGCCTTGCGCCTATCCCAATT GCTGGATTCAGAGGAAATGAAGCATTGGCTGGCCAAG ACCTATATGGGAAGACTTCCTCGCATTTACGAGCTCAGCGTGTTGCTCGGCCGCACTACAACCCACAGCGACGCTCTCACCGCGGGTCACATGCAAGAGGCCGGGGGGCTTACCATGGAGATGCAAGAGTTTTTGCAAGGACTGGATGAAAATGAAACGGCATGTACGTTGGTACCTATTCACAAAAAGTGCTAA
- a CDS encoding exocyst complex component 5, which translates to MVTSLAQPPPHAAPHRMPRNRPAPRAPARPPRKMDLDMNKPPVERLCTLPTFQGAFNASEFVSALCEDHMAQAKARPVFDARPFAETISQAAHELQGIRTKVLERTASLNSAVQVSQSVYTKKIRQLTNNFDATQSSFDSLQTRISEVGRTAIRIGEQLEALDRQRTRASETKDLIEFYYMFARGSSERLDYLRKHAGRDGRLKAATILRRLAVISREVDIEGSSDTSHAIERYCEQFERDMLRLFDKYYRRSDPKMMSHIAHVLQRFNGGMSCINIYVNQHDFFISKQRMAEAEKIGTAPLWAHITDPNSVPPRSEPSLDALYADIRRTVELEAQIIAAVFPTPLLVMQLFLRRVFGQSVQAYIEAIMHRALEKDAAAAGTTRQDTTIDAAGLAFLRMLHVTRSSTLLLVSELKTIDLRSAGITVSSGPYSSSNLDGLFALSNQEADALIGTDSYTSEQLAAAGGSVLGAMLDQSVEELFFQYLEQLRYLDRECRVLSGLFAHTLQYFFAWHQATLKATRTNATIFSRIRDQFTGNTGSFGSSVAFSTLSDSAGYGAAPQVSSFKRLVDRARGISMSEEEVAPPLPVGENPDERGEISLSLAERLLRWHAESLGRCVDLCAASDVPKNTFILLRVLTDAYLKAYVEAALETATVQMFGYDVRASTPPDNSVLTLLRRVEELTELWQHYVQTAVLPLTASSVTLRRETAIYNNHNMLRVEGKSEALLQKYTDNLLGFMASRLSTQKRTDYCPRNDDVALTQLNTEPCLAIVDTLEVLEQEARSTLSERTCEALFTEVGIGFHALLCDHLKKYTVNATGGLMLTKDLAMYQDVCGRFGVPVVNDRFEMLRQLGALFIVQPGVLKSYMREGHLSSVDETLLRPYLLRRQDYARDVRLLEEDNTGDTSTDEVQGRSSTLFASSNQSSTMSTSWSAAEKNREFSRNVSSFVTDVPDLASLSEQLVHPPQERPGSSRSSRGDSSPARSGTPQAMHWSVTGSPGRMDTGNERPSRTPSPSKMSRDPLASLHSLVQELDLS; encoded by the coding sequence ATGGTGACGAGCCTagcgcagccgccgcctcatgCGGCGCCGCACCGCATGCCAAGGAACAggcctgcgcctcgtgcaccAGCACGACCGCCGCGCAAGATGGACCTCGATATGAACAAGCCGCCCGTGGAGCGCCTGTGCACCCTGCCCACGTTCCAGGGCGCGTTCAACGCGAGCGAATTCGTATCGGCCCTGTGTGAGGATCACATGGCGCAGGCCAAAGCAAGACCTGTCTTTGATGCACGCCCATTCGCAGAGACCATCTCCCAGGCCGCGCATGAGCTGCAAGGTATCAGGACCAAGGTTCTGGAACGCACAGCCTCTCTCAATTCGGCTGTGCAAGTCTCGCAGTCCGTCTACACGAAAAAGATTCGGCAGCTTACGAACAACTTCGACGCTACGCAGTCCTCTTTCGACTCGCTGCAAACACGCATATCGGAGGTGGGACGCACCGCCATCCGTATCGGCGAACAACTCGAAGCCCTCGATCGCCAGCGAACGCGCGCCAGCGAGACGAAAGATCTGATTGAGTTCTACTATATGTTCGCCCGAGGAAGCTCTGAGCGGCTCGATTACCTGCGCAAACATGCGGGGCGCGACGGGCGCCTCAAAGCCGCCACCATCTTGCGCCGCTTAGCGGTCATTAGCCGGGAAGTGGATATCGAAGGCAGCAGTGACACGAGCCATGCCATCGAGCGATACTGTGAGCAGTTCGAGCGagacatgctgcgcctATTCGACAAGTACTACCGTCGCTCCGATCCCAAGATGATGAGCCACATTGCACATGTGCTGCAACGCTTCAACGGCGGTATGTCGTGCATCAACATTTATGTGAATCAGCACGACTTCTTCATCTCGAAGCAGCGTATGGCCGAGGCGGAAAAGATTGGCACCGCACCTCTCTGGGCACACATCACCGACCCCAACTCGGTGCCTCCCCGCTCGGAGCCATCGCTAGACGCGCTCTATGCAGACATTCGTCGCACGGTCGAGCTAGAGGCCCAGATTATCGCCGCCGTATTCCCCACGCCCTTGCTCGTGATGCAGCTGTTCTTACGACGCGTATTTGGACAGAGCGTCCAGGCCTACATCGAAGCCATCATGCACCGCGCCCTAGAAAAGGACGCCGCGGCTGCAGGCACGACACGCCAAGATACCACCATCGATGCTGCTGGCCTCGCATTTCTCCGCATGCTGCACGTCACACGGAGCTCGACACTGCTTCTCGTATCAGAGCTCAAGACCATCGACCTGCGCAGCGCAGGTATCACCGTATCCTCTGGGCCTTATTCTAGCAGCAATCTCGACGGTCTGTTTGCCCTTTCAAACCAAGAAGCCGATGCATTGATCGGCACAGACTCGTACACATCTGAACAGCTCGCAGCGGCAGGTGGCTCCGTGCTAGGGGCGATGCTCGATCAGAGCGTGGAAGAGCTGTTCTTCCAGTACCTGGAGCAACTGCGGTACTTGGACCGCGAGTGTCGCGTACTCAGTGGTCTCTTTGCCCACACCCTGCAATACTTCTTTGCTTGGCATCAAGCTACCCTCAAAGCCACACGCACGAACGCCACCATCTTTAGTCGCATCCGCGACCAATTTACCGGAAATACAGGCTCGTTCGGAAGCTCTGTGGCCTTTTCCACATTAAGCGATAGTGCTGGCtacggcgccgcgccgcaaGTCTCCTCGTtcaagcgcctcgtggaCCGCGCTCGCGGTATTAGTATGTCAGAGGAAGAAGTCGCACCGCCCCTACCCGTGGGCGAAAACCCCGATGAACGAGGTGAGATCTCGCTCAGCCTCGCGGAACGTCTTCTGCGCTGGCACGCCGAGTCACTCGGCCGCTGCGTAGACCTTTGTGCCGCCTCTGACGTCCCTAAAAACACCTTCATTCTACTGCGCGTCTTAACGGATGCCTATCTCAAGGCGTACGTCGAGGCAGCCTTGGAAACGGCCACGGTGCAAATGTTCGGCtacgacgtgcgcgcgtCAACGCCGCCTGATAACAGCGTCTTGACACTCTTGCGTCGGGTGGAAGAGCTCACAGAGCTATGGCAGCATTACGTACAAACCGCTGTTCTCCCACTCACCGCATCAAGTGTCACCCTTCGCCGAGAGACAGCCATTTACAACAACCACAACATGCTCCGTGTGGAGGGCAAAAGCGAAGCCCTGCTGCAAAAGTATACCGACAATCTGCTAGGCTTTATGGCATCACGACTCTCGACACAGAAGCGCACCGACTATTGCCCACGCAACGACGATGTGGCTCTGACACAGCTCAATACAGAGCCTTGCCTTGCCATCGTGGACACACTCGAGGTACTAGAGCAGGAGGCCCGCAGCACACTATCTGAACGCACCTGCGAGGCCCTGTTTACAGAAGTGGGTATTGGGTTCCATGCTTTGTTATGTGATCATCTCAAGAAGTACACGGTGAATGCCACAGGTGGACTCATGCTGACCAAGGACCTGGCTATGTACCAGGACGTATGTGGCCGTTTTGGCGTTCCGGTCGTGAACGACCGCTTCGAAATGCTGCGCCAGTTAGGTGCTCTGTTCATTGTGCAGCCAGGTGTGCTCAAGTCATACATGCGTGAGGGGCACTTGAGCAGCGTGGATGAAACGCTCTTGCGGCCTTACTTACTTCGTCGTCAAGACTATGCTCGTGATGTGCGTTTGCTCGAAGAGGACAACACGGGCGATACATCGACAGACGAGGTACAAGGCCGTTCCAGTACTCTTTTCGCGTCTTCGAACCAGTCCTCGACCATGTCCACCTCATGGTCAGCGGCAGAGAAGAATAGAGAATTTTCACGAAACGTCTCGTCCTTCGTGACAGACGTCCCAGATCTGGCCAGTCTGAGTGAGCAGCTTGTGCATCCACCGCAAGAACGTCCGGGATCGTCGCGAAGCTCCCGTGGCGATAGTTCGCCGGCTCGTAGCGGTACGCCGCAAGCCATGCATTGGTCAGTGACCGGATCACCAGGCAGAATGGATACAGGAAACGAGCGACCAAGTCGGACGCCATCGCCTTCAAAGATGTCGCGCGATCCGCTCGCAAGTTTGCACAGCTTAGTGCAAGAATTGGACCTCAGCTGA
- a CDS encoding peroxin-2, translating to MSRPADRAAPAFYEEAYARASSSVARIRDGLPSFPMPELRVQRVGQLDANLLDQELADLLAQPVTAALRRASPSLERRYAAEIRMMLRLILYKFSIYDRRASYGAMLQNLQYRNEWAAPTTRDAPLSRMQLALYPLCSIIAPYSLAKAHAYMSAHQYDQAPRESAAFVAYALWRHGQRLWNLASLVNFGLFLWNGKYRTITDRLLGMRLVYANRALHRHVSFEFLNRQLVWNALTEFLLFLLPLVRPQRVLRRIAQLPSHPAVLGIVYDVLPRSVSRRMGLQVDESDGQVRMARWIKSQRLGRYWYLPDECCPLCFERLEREAGVYTDTPPSPPPLRRAAIPEDGRSMRLPSETQDMAASQPRRRLDHRAESGSDDKAAHRAERLAARRAARHGVTAAPGEKRPTLHDTSPMGIKYMDALIVTPYRTLPCATHDHACQYCYVCIAETLRDDNVQLDLQQLGGWPCLRCGEYVWGAERVPV from the coding sequence ATGAGTCGACCGGCCGATCGGGCCGCGCCGGCGTTTTATGAAGAGGCCTATGCACGCGCAAGCTCGTCGGTCGCGCGGATTCGCGATGGACTCCCGTCGTTCCCGATGCCTGAGCtgcgcgtccagcgcgtcggGCAGCTGGATGCGAATCTGCTGGATCAAGAGCTGGCCGATTTATTGGCGCAGCCGGTCACGGCCGCGTTGCGCAGAGCATCGCCTTCGCTCGAGAGGCGCTATGCAGCCGAGATCCGCATGATGCTCCGGCTCATTTTGTACAAGTTCAGTATCTATGACCGACGTGCTTCGTATGGCGCCATGCTCCAGAACCTCCAGTACCGCAATGAGTGGGCCGCTCCCACTACGCGAGATGCGCCGCTGTCGCGCATGCAACTCGCGCTATATCCGCTGTGCTCGATTATCGCGCCGTACTCGCTTGCCAAGGCGCATGCCTACATGTCCGCGCACCAGTATGACCAGGCGCCTCGAGAGAGTGCGGCGTTTGTGGCCTATGCCCTGTGGCGGCACGGGCAGCGGCTCTGGAACTTGGCTTCCTTGGTCAACTTTGGCCTGTTTCTGTGGAATGGCAAGTACCGCACCATCACCGACCGCCTCCTCGGTATGCGGCTTGTGTACGCGAACCGCGCGCTGCACCGCCATGTGTCGTTCGAGTTTTTGAACCGGCAGCTCGTGTGGAATGCCCTGACGGAGTTTTTGCTGTTTCTGCTGCCCCTCGTTCGGCCACAGCGTGtcttgcggcgcatcgcgcagctgccgtCGCATCCCGCGGTGCTGGGCATCGTGTACGATGTGCTTCCCCGCAGTGtgtcgcggcgcatgggCTTGCAGGTGGACGAGAGTGACGGCCAAGTCCGTATGGCGCGTTGGATCAAGAGCCAGCGGCTCGGGCGGTACTGGTACCTTCCCGATGAATGCTGCCCGCTGTGCTTTGAGCGCCTAGAACGAGAGGCCGGCGTGTACACTGACACGCCCccctcgccgccgccgctccGGCGTGCTGCTATACCCGAGGACGGTCGTTCGATGCGACTGCCTAGCGAGACGCAGGACATGGCCGCGTCTCAGCCTCGTCGGCGCCTTGATCATCGTGCCGAGAGTGGCAGTGACGACAAggccgcgcatcgtgcagaGCGCCTagctgcgcgccgcgcagctcgtcatgGCGTGACAGCTGCGCCCGGTGAAAAGCGTCCcacgctgcacgacacGTCGCCCATGGGCATCAAGTACATGGATGCGCTGATCGTGACGCCGTACCGCACACTGCCCTGCGCCACGCATGATCATGCGTGCCAGTACTGCTACGTGTGTATTGCCGAGACGCTCCGCGACGACAACGTGCAGCTGGAtctccagcagctcggtgGCTGGCCGTGTCTTCGGTGCGGCGAGTATGTGTGGGGAGCTGAGCGCGTGCCTGTATAG
- a CDS encoding magnesium-dependent phosphatase 1 produces the protein MEARWPRLVVFDLDYTLWPLWVDTHVDPPLKRTRHINQVVDRGGQPLSFYDPVPEILFQLRQNNVKIGAASRTQAPSVAKQALAGLMIMPPASQEPPVSALSLFDYMEIYPGSKVAHFRRLAQLSEIPFHDMLFFDDEHRNAEVESKLGVKFVLVGTQGLDRATFDRGIRAWRERSAP, from the exons ATGGAGGCACGTTGGCCCCGACTGGTCGTATTCGACTTGGACTACACGCTATGGCCCCTGTGGGtcgacacgcacgtcgatCCGCCCCTCAAGCGTACGCGGCACATCAATCAAGTGGTAGACAG GGGCGGACAGCCACTATCGTTCTACGATCCAGTTCc CGAGATTTTGTTCCAACTTCGTCAGAACAACGTGAAgatcggcgccgcgtcgcgcaCACAGGCACCCAGCGTCGCTAAGCAGGCACTCGCGGGCTTGATGATCATGCCACCGGCGTCGCAGGAGCCGCCCGTGTCCGCCCTGTCGCTCTTTGACTACATGGAGATTTACCCAGGCTCGAAAGTGGCGCATTTCCGACGCCTAGCGCAACTTTCCGAGATTCCATTCCATGATATGC TCTTTTTTGATGATGAGCACCGCAACG CGGAAGTCGAGTCGAAGCTGGGTGTCAAGTTTGTGCTCGTCGGCACACAGGGCCTCGACCGCGCCACCTTTGATCGGGGCATtcgcgcgtggcgcgaACGCAGCGCCCCTTAG
- a CDS encoding histone deacetylase 1/2: MVEPARELGATRSKVAYYYDNDVGNFSYGFGHPMKPHRMRMAHSLILNYGLDKYMQILRPPRASRHQMTKFHTDEYIDFLSRVSPDNAQELTGDGTRYLIGEDCPAFDGLFEFCSISCGGSIAGANKLREGSADVVINWSGGLHHAKKREASGFCYTNDIVLAILELLRTYSRVLYIDIDVHHGDGVEEAFYTTDRVMTCSFHKFGDFFPGTGDVRDVGMKKGKSYAVNVPLRDGIDADTFASIFRPVIQHIMDWFRPAAVILQCGADSLAGDKLGCFNLSMRGHANCVEFVRSFGVPMMCVGGGGYTIRNVARTWTYETGLLLGKKLGADLPFNEYIQYFGPEYKLDVLPTSMDNLNTPEYLEGLRTRIIDNLRSMPFAPSVQMQHTPRASPFAGDDGALSEDEDSDLDERITQRLRDRHTQAFGDELSDDEDEPNVVAAYEADMAMMQAARPLPTPWAPMPMPMPMSGAPPPAMLPFPHA; the protein is encoded by the coding sequence ATGGTAGAGCCGGCGCGGGAACTCggggcgacgcgctcgaaggTGGCATACTACTACGACAACGATGTGGGAAATTTTTCGTATGGGTTTGGACACCCTATGAAGCCGCACCGTATGCGCATGGCTCATAGCCTGATATTAAACTATGGACTGGACAAGTATATGCAAATACTGCGACCGCCCCGGGCCTCGCGGCACCAAATGACCAAGTTTCATACGGACGAGTACATTGATTTCTTGAGCCGTGTATCGCCGGATAATGCCCAGGAGCTCACGGGCGATGGCACGCGGTATTTGATCGGCGAGGACTGTCCGGCGTTTGATGGTCTATTTGAGTTCTGCTCGATATCATGCGGTGGCTCGATTGCTGGGGCGAACAAGCTCCGTGAGGGCTCTGCGGATGTCGTCATCAACTGGTCGGGTGGTCTGCATCATGCGAAGAAGCGCGAAGCCAGTGGCTTTTGCTATACCAACGACATTGTCCTGGCCATTCTTGAGCTGTTGCGCACGTATTCTCGTGTTTTGTATATTGACATTGACGTGCATCACGGAGATGGTGTGGAAGAGGCGTTCTATACGACGGATCGGGTGATGACGTGTTCGTTCCACAAATTTGGTGACTTCTTTCCTGGCACCGGTGATGTGCGAGATGTGGGCATGAAAAAAGGCAAGTCCTACGCCGTCAACGTGCCGCTTCGTGATGGAATTGATGCCGATACGTTTGCCTCTATATTCCGTCCGGTGATTCAGCACATCATGGACTGGTTCCGCCCAGCCGCGGTCATTCTGCAGTGTGGCGCAGACTCGCTCGCTGGCGACAAGCTGGGGTGCTTCAATCTCAGCATGCGCGGCCATGCCAACTGCGTCGAGTTTGTTCGGTCTTTTGGCGTCCCGATGATGTGtgtcggtggcggtggGTATACGATACGCAATGTGGCGCGTACGTGGACGTACGAGACGGGTCTGCTACTGGGCAAGAAGCTGGGTGCCGATCTGCCGTTCAACGAGTACATCCAGTACTTTGGCCCCGAGTACAagctggacgtgctgcCTACGAGTATGGACAATTTGAATACGCCGGAGTATTTGGAGGGCTtgcgcacgcgcatcaTCGATAATCTGCGGTCCATGCCGTTCGCACCCAGTGTGCAgatgcagcacacgccCCGTGCATCGCCCTTTGCTGGTGATGATGGGGCCTTGTCCGAGGACGAAGACTCTGACTTGGACGAGCGCATTACGCAGCGACTCCGTGACCGACACACGCAGGCTTTTGGTGATGAGCTgagtgacgacgaggacgagccgAACGTGGTGGCTGCCTATGAGGCAGACATGGCCATGATGCAGGCGGCACGTCCCTTGCCTACTCCGTGGGCTCCCATGCCCATGCCCATGCCgatgagcggcgcgccgccgccggccaTGCTCCCATTCCCGCACGCCTAA